The following coding sequences lie in one Kribbella sp. NBC_00709 genomic window:
- a CDS encoding sensor histidine kinase: MSTTEPIAASPVGYWARRIALPVIVSIIAVVGSIGAAVHGEPDSRRPDWFMVLLILIGSLSLYWLRTRPIPVLWATVVSTLVYMLMEYAYGPVIFAFVIAVFTTIRLGHRVSGWSALAALYLGHVGGRMLLGIDVLGVYQTLLVGTCFCVLGFVAELFRAHRDRVMAAARTRREEELRRAGDERLRIAQELHDVVAHHISLINVQAATALHLVDRQPEQAAPALSAIKDASKEALVELRSIVGILRQSDESAPRQPVAGLDHLDHLVSRTSRAGLEVHKIVHGEPRPLTAGLDRAAFRIIQESLTNVVRHANATSATVRIQYGEQALVLQVDDDGQSLTAPPTEGNGIGGMRERATALGGTLTANRTPSGGLRITATLPL, encoded by the coding sequence GTGAGCACGACTGAGCCGATCGCGGCCTCCCCCGTCGGGTACTGGGCCCGCCGGATCGCGCTGCCTGTGATCGTCTCGATCATCGCGGTCGTCGGATCGATCGGCGCGGCGGTCCACGGGGAGCCGGACAGCCGGCGGCCGGACTGGTTCATGGTGCTGCTGATCCTGATCGGATCGCTGTCGCTGTACTGGCTCCGGACCCGGCCGATCCCGGTGCTGTGGGCAACGGTCGTGTCGACGCTCGTCTACATGCTGATGGAGTACGCCTACGGACCGGTGATCTTCGCGTTCGTGATCGCGGTGTTCACCACCATCCGGCTCGGCCACCGGGTGTCCGGCTGGTCCGCCCTGGCCGCTCTCTACCTCGGGCATGTCGGCGGACGGATGCTGCTCGGCATCGACGTGCTCGGCGTGTACCAGACCCTCCTCGTCGGCACGTGCTTCTGTGTCCTCGGGTTCGTGGCCGAGCTGTTCCGCGCGCATCGCGACCGGGTAATGGCGGCGGCGCGCACCCGCAGAGAAGAGGAACTGCGCCGAGCAGGTGACGAGCGGCTGCGGATCGCACAGGAGCTCCACGACGTCGTGGCGCACCACATCTCACTCATCAACGTGCAGGCAGCCACCGCACTCCACCTGGTCGACCGGCAACCCGAGCAGGCCGCTCCGGCGCTCTCCGCGATCAAGGACGCCAGCAAAGAGGCCCTGGTCGAGCTTCGGTCGATCGTCGGCATCCTGCGGCAGTCCGACGAGTCCGCGCCGCGCCAGCCGGTCGCCGGTCTCGACCACTTGGACCACCTGGTCAGCCGTACGTCGCGGGCCGGTCTGGAAGTGCACAAGATCGTCCACGGCGAACCGCGTCCACTGACGGCAGGACTCGACCGAGCCGCGTTCCGCATCATCCAGGAGTCGCTGACGAACGTCGTACGCCACGCCAACGCCACATCCGCGACGGTCCGGATCCAGTACGGCGAACAGGCGCTGGTGCTCCAGGTCGACGACGACGGTCAATCGCTGACCGCGCCACCGACGGAGGGCAACGGCATCGGCGGCATGCGCGAGCGAGCCACCGCACTCGGCGGCACGCTCACCGCGAACCGCACACCCTCAGGCGGCCTGCGAATCACGGCGACCCTGCCGCTGTAG
- a CDS encoding alpha-hydroxy acid oxidase, translating to MTDRQMPKWSELKPLLRPKPITVNATDRRLEKALTIADLRAIAKRRTPRSVFDYTDGAAEAEISLRRARRLFAEMELQPSILRDVSEIDLGTSILGGRSELPFAFAPTGFTRMMNHEGESAVVKVAEQIGIPYALSTMGTTSIEDVAAAAPDARKWFQLYVWKDREAGEDLVKRSAAAGYEALMLTVDVPVAGARLRDVRNGFTIPPSLTVKTVLDASMHPAWWANLLTTRPLTFASLSTWDGTVAELLDKLFDPTMTIDDLNWLRSIWDGPLIVKGIQTVADARRVVDAGADAVVLSNHGGRQLDRAPTPLRILPDVRKAIGSDAEIYLDTGIMSGADIVAAIALGADACLVGRAYLYGLMAGGQRGVARAAEILTKEVRRTMALLGVSSVADLNPSHVRLP from the coding sequence ATGACCGATCGCCAGATGCCCAAATGGTCCGAGCTGAAGCCGTTGCTCCGGCCGAAGCCGATCACGGTGAACGCGACCGACCGGCGGCTGGAGAAGGCGCTGACGATCGCGGACCTGCGAGCGATCGCGAAACGCCGTACCCCGCGCTCGGTCTTCGACTACACCGACGGCGCCGCCGAGGCCGAGATCAGCCTGCGCCGCGCCCGCCGGCTGTTCGCCGAGATGGAGCTGCAGCCGTCGATCCTGCGCGACGTGTCCGAGATCGACCTCGGTACGTCGATCCTCGGCGGCCGCTCCGAGCTCCCGTTCGCGTTCGCTCCGACCGGCTTCACCCGGATGATGAACCACGAGGGCGAGAGCGCGGTGGTGAAGGTCGCCGAGCAGATCGGCATCCCGTACGCGCTCTCGACCATGGGCACGACCTCGATCGAGGACGTGGCGGCCGCCGCTCCGGACGCGCGCAAGTGGTTCCAGCTGTACGTCTGGAAGGACCGCGAGGCCGGCGAGGATCTGGTGAAGCGTTCGGCCGCGGCCGGATACGAGGCGCTGATGCTGACGGTCGACGTACCGGTTGCCGGCGCTCGCCTCCGCGACGTACGCAACGGATTCACCATCCCGCCGAGCCTCACCGTCAAGACTGTCCTGGACGCGTCCATGCACCCGGCCTGGTGGGCCAACCTGCTGACCACGCGGCCGCTGACGTTCGCCTCGCTGTCGACCTGGGACGGCACGGTCGCCGAGCTGCTCGACAAGCTGTTCGACCCGACCATGACGATCGACGACCTGAACTGGCTGCGCTCGATCTGGGACGGCCCGCTGATCGTCAAGGGCATCCAGACCGTCGCGGACGCCCGCCGGGTGGTCGACGCCGGCGCGGACGCGGTCGTGCTGTCCAACCACGGCGGCCGGCAGCTGGACCGGGCTCCGACGCCGCTGCGCATCCTGCCGGACGTCCGCAAGGCGATCGGCAGCGACGCCGAGATCTACCTCGACACCGGCATCATGTCCGGCGCGGACATCGTCGCGGCGATCGCGCTCGGCGCCGACGCCTGCCTGGTCGGCCGTGCGTACCTGTACGGCCTGATGGCGGGCGGTCAGCGCGGTGTCGCCCGCGCCGCCGAGATCCTGACCAAGGAGGTACGCCGCACGATGGCGCTACTCGGCGTTTCCAGCGTGGCCGACCTGAACCCGTCCCACGTCCGCCTGCCCTGA